In one window of Eleutherodactylus coqui strain aEleCoq1 chromosome 10, aEleCoq1.hap1, whole genome shotgun sequence DNA:
- the ZNF628 gene encoding zinc finger protein 628, whose translation MVGAQEMELQTSSVQQQPLVQSTETSSHQYECHECGKVFKWSSRLIHHQRTHTGERPYKCSECPKAFKGSSALLYHQRSHTGERPYKCGDCGKAFKRSSLLQIHQSVHTGFRSFKCNVCGMAFKWSSHYQYHMRQHTGERPYKCNICEKAFKNSSSLRRHRNIHTGERPYVCTVCGKAFTQSTNLKQHERIHTGERPYKCNECGKSFTHSSNLLLHQRTHTSGHTHKCDLCGKVFISEGFLQKHLLSHGIVQTFVQGDTEVFLTTAGDVETVEMLYKCGTCDLTFKVEDLLLEHQHSHTTDEQVYSCTSCDKTFKNASGLSRHQYTHSNERPYKCSICEKTFVQLSNLLMHQRTHTEEQQLIQTEAEVTCPQTIEIVQPFTATTPSETVDRPYKCTDCNKAFKGSSGLRYHMRDHTGERPYKCSECGKAFKRSSLLSIHQRVHTGVRAFKCAECGLTFKWSSHYQYHLRLHTGERPYSCTECGKSFKNTSCLRRHRQLHTGERPFACVMCGKTFTQTSNLRQHERTHTGEKPYKCEKCDKTFTHSSNLQLHQRTHSTDRPYRCTVCGKGFVMSSYLQRHMRTHAVNTGSDAELIAQTPLGPQNGQVTPNTQKVHIVSDMPTTLNLEVCNQTPSLNPQTFFLVQVPQQNAPKLILVPSHQILNSQQKVPVAPSANANLVTIPNTGQKNQQSKVSRKRVKQKTSDVVPNIASLNKNILIMPNTSQTLPSVQPLQFQTIQSFPRAQRLPMGQNILVLQNMAEQSPLQLSTVQINTMPPSQKTANLQIQQVSNTQDVTIQSLPSSQEVSNLQVKTLPLAEDVSNIHSLSSPQNISNMHIHQELPNVQLQTNSNTSPLSDIHIQALQETPSSLHESQNLTVVLNSPGEELLSTSESVESLQSMEEVQDVHFETLQTEDGLQNVLVLQNADGEQTRLCVQGVENIQGLQDVSNVQIQAMSNVQEPANSASECQKVFIIQSAQGEQTLQVVDNFPGDPNVHVVENIQGLQAGQNQLQVGQNQLQVLPGLQSHNTVQLPQNVQLRTLPSSQGLQAVQNVQGLQNLQAVNSGAQNIQTIQLVQKNSVQGLQHVLPFIQIVQSAPKVQLVHTF comes from the coding sequence ATGGTGGGGGCACAGGAGATGGAACTCCAGACGTCATCAGTACAACAGCAACCTCTGGTACAGTCTACAGAAACCAGTAGCCACCAGTATGAGTGCCACGAGTGCGGCAAAGTCTTCAAGTGGTCCTCTAGACTGATTCACCATCAAAGGACTCACACCGGAGAAAGACCGTATAAATGTTCCGAATGTCCCAAGGCCTTCAAAGGCTCTTCGGCCCTACTATATCATCAGAGAAGCCATACGGGGGAACGGCCATATAAGTGCGGAGACTGCGGCAAAGCCTTCAAGCGGTCATCTTTATTGCAAATCCACCAAAGTGTTCACACTGGGTTTCGGTCTTTCAAGTGCAATGTTTGTGGAATGGCGTTCAAGTGGTCCTCTCATTATCAGTACCATATGAGGCAACATACAGGTGAGAGGccgtacaaatgtaacatctgCGAAAAGGCATTTAAGAACTCGTCTAGTTTGAGGCGGCACCGaaacattcacacaggagagaggccttatgtgtGTACTGTATGCGGCAAGGCCTTCACCCAGTCTACAAACTTGAAGCAACATGAAAGGATCCACACCGGGGAACGGCCCTACAAGTGCAATGAATGCGGTAAATCCTTCACCCATTCATCCAACCTTCTTCTTCATCAACGCACACATACTAGCGGGCACACACACAAGTGTGACTTGTGTGGCAAAGTCTTCATTTCGGAAGGTTTCCTCCAAAAGCATTTGCTGTCGCACGGTATCGTACAGACTTTTGTGCAAGGTGATACTGAAGTTTTCTTGACTACGGCTGGGGATGTGGAGACTGTGGAGATGCTCTATAAATGTGGCACGTGTGACTTGACGTTCAAGGTTGAGGACTTGCTGCTTGAGCATCAACACAGCCACACCACCGATGAGCAGGTTTATTCTTGCACGTCTTGCGATAAGACGTTTAAGAATGCCTCGGGGCTATCACGCCACCAATATACCCACTCTAATGAGCGGCCTTATAAGTGCTCCATTTGTGAGAAGACATTCGTGCAACTTTCCAACCTCTTGATGCACCAGAGAACCCATACTGAAGAGCAACAGTTGATCCAAACAGAAGCAGAAGTCACATGCCCCCAAACTATTGAAATAGTTCAGCCTTTTACGGCAACGACCCCTTCCGAGACGGTCGACCGCCCGTACAAATGCACAGACTGCAATAAAGCTTTCAAAGGTTCTTCAGGACTTCGTTACCACATGCGAGATCACACTGGAGAGCGTCCTTACaaatgttcagaatgtggtaagGCTTTTAAACGCTCTTCACTATTGTCCATTCACCAGCGGGTACACACTGGCGTCAGGGCGTTCAAGTGTGCCGAGTGCGGCCTCACATTCAAATGGTCCTCACATTATCAGTACCACTTAAGACTTCATACAGGGGAAAGACCGTATAGTTGTACAGAGTGTGGCAAGTCCTTCAAAAACACCTCTTGCTTGCGCCGTCACAGGCAGTTGCACACCGGCGAGCGCCCCTTTGCCTGCGTCATGTGCGGTAAAACCTTTACTCAGACTTCTAATTTACGGCAACACGAAAGGactcacacgggagagaagccgTATAAATGTGAAAAGTGTGACAAAACTTTTACCCACTCTTCAAATTTGCAACTACATCAACGGACACACTCCACTGACCGACCTTACAGGTGCACGGTTTGTGGCAAAGGCTTTGTCATGTCCTCTTACCTCCAGAGACACATGCGGACCCACGCTGTAAACACTGGGTCGGATGCGGAATTGATCGCACAAACTCCACTCGGCCCTCAGAATGGACAGGTCACGCCTAACACACAAAAAGTGCACATTGTATCTGACATGCCTACAACATTAAATCTAGAGGTTTGCAATCAAACCCCTTCATTAAACCCACAAACCTTCTTCTTGGTCCAAGTACCCCAGCAGAATGCTCCAAAGCTTATATTAGTACCCTCTCATCAAATCTTAAACTCGCAGCAGAAGGTACCTGTAGCACCAAGTGCAAATGCCAATCTTGTTACAATACCAAACACGGGTCAGAAAAATCAGCAGAGTAAAGTTTCACGAAAGCGAGTCAAGCAGAAAACGTCTGATGTAGTTCCCAATATTGCATCCCTAAATAAAAATATTCTCATTATGCCCAACACTAGCCAAACACTACCTAGTGTGCAGCCTCTTCAGTTTCAAACTATCCAAAGCTTTCCAAGGGCACAAAGATTACCCATGGGGCAGAACATACTTGTGCTGCAGAATATGGCCGAGCAAAGTCCCCTACAGTTATCGACAGTGCAAATAAATACAATGCCACCTTCACAGAAAACCGCAAACCTACAAATCCAACAGGTATCCAATACGCAAGACGTAACTATTCAAAGTTTGCCCAGTTCTCAGGAGGTATCAAACCTTCAAGTGAAGACCCTACCATTGGCAGAAGACGTGTCCAATATCCACAGCTTGTCTAGCCCCCaaaatatttctaacatgcatatCCACCAGGAGCTACCCAATGTCCAGCTCCAGACTAATTCGAATACATCCCCTCTTTCAGATATTCATATTCAAGCACTTCAAGAAACGCCAAGCAGCTTACACGAAAGTCAAAACTTGACTGTTGTGCTGAACTCTCCAGGCGAAGAGCTTCTAAGCACCAGCGAGAGCGTGGAAAGTTTGCAGTCCATGGAAGAAGTTCAGGACGTCCATTTTGAAACCCTTCAGACCGAAGACGGTCTGCAGAACGTCCTAGTCCTGCAGAACGCTGATGGCGAGCAAACGCGGTTGTGCGTACAAGGAGTTGAAAATATTCAGGGGCTACAAGACGTTTCGAACGTTCAAATTCAAGCCATGTCCAACGTGCAGGAACCTGCAAACTCTGCTTCCGagtgtcagaaagtttttatTATTCAGAGCGCTCAAGGAGAGCAAACTCTACAAGTAGTTGATAACTTTCCAGGAGATCCAAATGTACATGTAGTAGAAAACATTCAAGGACTGCAGGCTGGGCAAAACCAACTGCAAGTTGGGCAGAACCAGCTTCAGGTGCTCCCAGGTCTCCAAAGCCACAACACTGTGCAGCTTCCACAGAATGTGCAGCTGAGAACTCTACCGAGCAGTCAGGGGCTCCAGGCTGTTCAAAATGTCCAGGGACTTCAAAACCTACAGGCGGTCAATTCTGGAGCCCAGAATATACAAACTATTCAGTTAGTTCAAAAGAATTCGGTTCAGGGGTTACAACATGTCTTGCCATTCATTCAGATTGTACAGAGCGCCCCGAAAGTTCAGCTTGTCCATACTTTTTAA
- the LOC136580316 gene encoding caveolin-2-like, with product MIPDQYLIECPMDPDNDQKLLQNPANTTVYTEAPEKLDARDPRGINKHLKVDFADVLAEPESFHSFDKVWTWSDILFESSKLWCYRIISLLCAVPVSLISGILFALLGCIHIWCAMPCIQLCNICMPPVRTLWASILDVCVAPLCVSLGRCFSSIYINVVKQRV from the exons ATGATTCCTGATCAGTATCTGATTGAATGCCCCATGGATCCTGACAATGATCAGAAACTTCTGCAAAATCCTGCAAACACTACAGTGTACACCGAAGCCCCTGAAAAACTTGATGCACGGGACCCTCGTGGGATCAACAAACACCTAAAG GTAGATTTCGCAGATGTCCTAGCAGAGCCAGAGTCATTTCACAGCTTTGACAAAGTCTGGACCTGGAGTGACATTTTGTTTGAGTCCTCTAAGCTGTGGTGCTACCGAATCATCTCCCTGCTCTGTGCTGTTCCAGTGTCCCTGATCTCCGGAATACTCTTTGCGCTGTTGGGTTGCATCCACATATG GTGCGCCATGCCATGTATCCAGCTGTGTAACATCTGTATGCCCCCTGTCCGGACTCTCTGGGCCAGTATACTGGACGTATGCGTAGCTCCTCTTTGTGTCAGCCTGGGTCGTTGTTTCAGTTCCATATACATAAATGTGGTGAAGCAGCGGGTGTAA